In Caldicellulosiruptor obsidiansis OB47, a single window of DNA contains:
- a CDS encoding peptidase domain-containing ABC transporter — protein sequence MKRRYYCVKQHDITDCAAASIATICLQYGKEVSIAKIREIAGTDRFGTTAYGVVKAAKELGFEAKAVRAETKEAIFEKIPLPCIAHVLVDGKLFHYVVIHEIRKESIVIADPAKGIVKLKPEEFFKIWTGILILLVPNERFKKGKQEGVLKKFFKLLAPQKSLLLNIFAVSIVYTLLGIAAAFYYKFLMDDVIPNLLKNTLHVIAAGTILITVFKVILGAFRVRLLIHLSQRLDIKLMLGYYEHVIKLPMSFFGSRKIGEIISRFMDASKIRDAVSGATLTLMIDSIMALAGASILYLQNSTLFFIAFVMVLLYAAVVFGFNRVLREANRQEMEDNAILTSYLVESLNGIEVVKAFNIEEDVSFKTESKFVKLLKDVFKVANLNNLQSNISAAIAGIGVIVILWAGANNVINGQMSIGELFTFNALLAYFVDPIKNLIGLQPMLQTAIVAAERLREILELESEFKEDEDKKLAPSLKGDIEIEGLNFRYGTRQLVLRDINLKIRSGEKIAIVGESGSGKTTLAKLLLGFYDYESGEIRINGYNIKDINKRHLREKIAYISQDIFLFSGTIFENLVLDNRNIKMEDVIEISRLTTLDEFVSKLPLRYNTMIEENGANLSGGQKQLIAITRALLKRPEIVIMDEATSNLDSVTEQAIGKVIEKVCEGITTIIIAHRLSTILKCDRVVVMHEGRIVEVGTHEELMRKKGYYYNLWREQLIGLEQKGLWDLVGSAAGK from the coding sequence ATGAAAAGGAGATACTATTGTGTAAAGCAGCATGATATAACAGATTGTGCGGCAGCGAGCATAGCCACAATTTGTTTGCAATATGGAAAAGAAGTGTCAATAGCCAAAATAAGAGAGATAGCAGGGACAGACAGATTTGGCACAACAGCATATGGAGTTGTAAAGGCTGCAAAGGAGCTTGGATTTGAAGCAAAAGCAGTCAGAGCAGAAACAAAAGAGGCAATATTTGAAAAAATACCACTTCCGTGTATAGCGCATGTGCTGGTAGATGGCAAGCTATTTCATTATGTTGTGATACATGAGATAAGAAAAGAAAGTATAGTGATAGCAGACCCAGCAAAAGGGATTGTGAAGCTAAAGCCTGAAGAATTTTTTAAAATATGGACAGGCATTTTGATACTGCTTGTGCCAAATGAGAGGTTTAAAAAAGGTAAGCAGGAGGGAGTTTTAAAGAAGTTTTTCAAGTTATTGGCTCCACAGAAGAGTTTGCTATTGAATATTTTTGCAGTGTCTATTGTATATACCTTGCTAGGGATAGCGGCAGCATTTTATTACAAGTTTTTGATGGATGATGTAATACCAAATCTTTTGAAGAATACACTTCATGTTATAGCAGCAGGTACAATACTGATTACGGTATTTAAGGTGATATTAGGAGCCTTCAGGGTAAGACTTTTAATACATTTGAGTCAGAGATTGGATATTAAACTGATGCTGGGGTATTATGAACATGTGATTAAGCTTCCGATGAGTTTTTTTGGTAGCAGGAAGATAGGAGAGATAATTTCGAGGTTTATGGACGCGTCAAAGATAAGGGATGCGGTATCAGGTGCAACGCTGACGCTAATGATAGACAGCATAATGGCATTGGCAGGCGCAAGTATTTTATACTTGCAAAATTCAACGCTGTTTTTTATAGCGTTTGTGATGGTTTTGCTGTATGCGGCAGTAGTGTTTGGATTTAACAGGGTATTGAGGGAAGCGAACAGGCAGGAGATGGAAGACAATGCAATTTTGACGTCATATTTGGTAGAGTCACTGAATGGGATAGAGGTAGTAAAGGCATTTAATATAGAAGAGGATGTGAGTTTTAAGACAGAGAGCAAGTTTGTAAAGCTATTAAAAGATGTGTTTAAGGTAGCGAATTTAAACAATTTGCAAAGTAATATAAGTGCCGCAATAGCAGGGATAGGTGTTATAGTGATACTGTGGGCAGGAGCAAACAATGTAATAAATGGGCAGATGAGCATAGGAGAGCTGTTTACGTTCAATGCACTGCTTGCATACTTTGTAGACCCGATAAAGAACTTGATAGGATTGCAGCCGATGTTGCAGACGGCGATAGTTGCAGCCGAAAGGCTTAGAGAGATTTTGGAACTTGAGAGTGAGTTTAAAGAGGACGAAGATAAGAAGTTAGCTCCAAGTTTGAAAGGTGATATAGAGATAGAAGGTTTGAACTTTAGATACGGTACAAGACAACTTGTGCTGAGGGATATAAATCTTAAGATAAGAAGTGGAGAGAAGATAGCGATAGTAGGAGAGAGTGGTTCAGGGAAGACCACATTGGCAAAGCTGCTTTTAGGATTTTATGATTATGAGAGTGGAGAGATAAGGATAAATGGTTATAACATAAAAGATATAAACAAAAGGCATTTGAGGGAGAAGATAGCATATATATCTCAAGACATCTTTTTGTTCAGTGGTACGATATTCGAGAATTTGGTATTGGATAACAGGAATATAAAAATGGAAGATGTGATTGAAATAAGCAGATTAACCACACTGGATGAGTTTGTATCAAAACTTCCTTTGAGATATAATACCATGATAGAAGAGAATGGAGCGAATTTGTCAGGCGGGCAGAAGCAGCTAATAGCAATAACCAGGGCACTTTTAAAAAGGCCTGAGATAGTGATAATGGATGAAGCAACCAGTAACCTTGATTCTGTAACCGAGCAGGCGATAGGGAAGGTTATAGAGAAGGTATGTGAGGGGATAACAACCATAATAATAGCGCACAGGCTATCGACAATATTAAAGTGTGACAGGGTTGTGGTAATGCATGAAGGCAGGATAGTAGAGGTGGGAACGCATGAGGAGCTGATGAGAAAGAAAGGATATTATTATAACCTGTGGAGAGAACAGCTGATAGGGCTTGAGCAAAAAGGGCTATGGGATTTGGTTGGGAGTGCAGCTGGAAAATGA
- a CDS encoding HlyD family secretion protein, whose translation MREVIYDFGELKESKLLYESEISKYGLYITYILLALVIGLVLWSIVGKIDINVTVQGIIRPWEDEAKVISYVGGKVKEVFVKESEYVKKGDVLFKIDDEEYVKKRDFLKQQLSEYEKKIDDLKELRNSIEKGESLKNKNTYYLRYLSYSYEIKKLKKAAEEARVQREYSIMDFKKQIESLDEKIKNIDKFESMLKEIKEVVSKGEQVKLTKYDIGYLGFILSEIEDYNQQVKTKSDGSDMKKILILKIDSKLDELRQSKSELILQKQKIEGQLRLLVISGDDTKGDIEKYKLEVLQQIDSEISSLTHEIKNLKINLEETKRLIESCSIRAEKDGYVEYSAELFSGAAISSGAEIGRIVDGQSKRFKVIGYIPNTKSSGIERGQRVKVKLAGTDGLKVVEGKVTRVSRDIKVANENGQGFYEVEVEVRNVGNGINLRAGQACEMSIVVEQKRLIEWVFEKMGLRL comes from the coding sequence ATGAGAGAGGTAATATATGATTTTGGTGAACTGAAAGAAAGTAAACTCTTGTATGAATCAGAGATTTCAAAGTATGGACTTTATATTACATACATTTTGCTTGCCTTAGTGATAGGGCTTGTTTTGTGGAGTATTGTAGGAAAAATTGATATAAATGTAACGGTTCAAGGGATAATAAGACCCTGGGAAGATGAAGCAAAGGTGATAAGTTATGTTGGAGGGAAGGTAAAAGAGGTTTTTGTAAAAGAAAGTGAATATGTAAAGAAAGGTGATGTTTTATTTAAGATAGATGATGAAGAGTATGTAAAGAAGAGAGATTTTTTGAAACAGCAACTTAGCGAATATGAGAAAAAGATTGACGATTTAAAAGAATTGAGAAATAGCATAGAAAAAGGAGAAAGTCTCAAGAATAAAAATACGTACTATTTAAGGTACTTGAGTTATAGTTATGAGATAAAAAAATTGAAAAAAGCGGCAGAAGAAGCAAGAGTGCAAAGAGAATACAGTATAATGGATTTTAAAAAGCAGATAGAGAGTTTAGATGAGAAAATTAAAAATATTGATAAATTTGAAAGCATGTTAAAAGAAATAAAGGAAGTTGTAAGCAAAGGCGAGCAAGTTAAGCTAACGAAATACGACATAGGGTATTTAGGATTTATATTGAGTGAAATAGAGGATTACAATCAGCAGGTGAAGACAAAATCGGATGGTAGTGATATGAAGAAGATTTTAATATTGAAAATAGATTCAAAACTTGATGAACTGAGGCAGTCAAAAAGTGAGTTGATTTTGCAAAAACAGAAAATAGAAGGGCAGCTGAGACTACTGGTCATTTCAGGTGATGATACAAAAGGAGATATTGAGAAGTATAAGCTGGAGGTGCTGCAGCAGATTGATAGTGAGATTAGTAGTTTAACTCACGAAATAAAGAACTTGAAAATCAACTTGGAAGAAACTAAGAGGTTGATAGAGAGTTGTAGTATAAGAGCGGAAAAAGATGGTTATGTTGAATACAGTGCTGAATTGTTCAGTGGAGCGGCAATAAGTAGCGGAGCTGAGATTGGCAGGATAGTTGACGGTCAATCAAAAAGATTTAAGGTTATTGGATACATACCAAACACAAAAAGCAGTGGTATAGAAAGAGGGCAAAGGGTAAAGGTGAAATTGGCGGGAACAGATGGGTTGAAAGTAGTAGAAGGGAAGGTTACCAGGGTATCGCGGGATATAAAGGTAGCAAATGAAAATGGGCAAGGATTTTATGAGGTTGAAGTAGAAGTGAGGAATGTAGGAAATGGTATTAATTTGAGAGCAGGGCAAGCATGTGAGATGAGCATAGTGGTTGAACAAAAACGATTAATTGAATGGGTATTTGAAAAGATGGGATTGAGGTTGTGA